The nucleotide window CTTGAAGGAGTTGTTATTGCTTTTGCAGTAAATTATTTTTTTTATTTTTTATTTGTGTTGATTGCTTTTAGGAAATTACTTTTTTAAACAGGAAGATTAATGAATATATTATTATTTGGAGATTATAGTGGTTTGCATAATAATTTGCAAATTGGATTAGAAAAATTGGGACATTCTGTAAAAGTAGCTTCTAATGGAGATGGTTTTAAGGATTTACCATCTGATATTTCACTTGGAAGTTCATCACCAAAATTGCTTGGTAAAATAGATAGATTAATAAGGCCTTTTTTGGAAATAAATTCTTTTCAAGGATTTGATGTAACTCAATTCATAAATTCTAATCCATTAACGGTCTGTAAGGTTAATAAAATTTTGTACGAAAAGATATTGACATTTAGCAAGAAAAATTTTTTATTAGCCTGCGGTGATGATCCTGTTTTCTATAAAAATTTAGATAAATTTAGGTATCATCCTTATTCTGCTATTGAGGATGATGGTATTAGCCATATTCCCACCTATAGTAAGACATATGCCAATATTCATAATTTTTTTGTAGAAAAAGTAGATGGAATTATACCTGTTATGGTGGAATATGCTATGGGCTATAGAGATTATGATAAAGTTACTTGTACTATTCCTTTACCTATTGATACAGACAGTATAGTTTGTAATGAAAATAATTTAATAAATGAAAAAATTCACTTTTTTCATGGCTTAAATAGGCCATTCTTTAAAGGTACTAGTATCATTGAGGAAGCATTATATAAATTAAAATCAAATTATCCTGATGATGTAAAAGTATCTATTGCAGGGAATATGAGTAAAAAAGAATATTTATCGGTCTTAAATGATGCAAATGTTGTTTTAGATCAATGTAAGGGTTATTCTTATGGAATGAATGCTTTGTATTCTTTAGCTAAAGGTAAGGTAGTTATGTCGGGATCGGAACCTGAGGCATTATTTGAATTAGGAATAGAGAGAAATGATTGCCCTATTTTAAATATTCAACCAGATGTAAATCAAATCTATGAACAATTACTTATTTTGTTAGAAAAAAGAGAGCAAATAAAGGATATTGGAATTGAATCCAGAAAATTTGTTGAGAGGTATCATGATTCAAAAATAATAGCAAAGAGATATATTGATATATGGCAAAAATAATTTTTCTTATTAATAGGATATCTGAAGCTGGTGGTTCTGAAAGGGTTGCAACTGTTTTGGCAAACAATCTTGTTAAAATTGGACACGAAGTTTCTTTTGTTTCCTGGATTGGTCCTAAAGAGTGTTTTTTTGATTTAGATAAATCTATTGTAATTCATAATCTTTACGACCATCAAATTAATATTTTTAAGAGCTATTTGCCTTCTTTAATTAAGTACAGGAAAATCATTAATAGTATTAAGCCTGACAAGGTAATCGATGTTTGTACAGCAATGAGTTTATTGTCTATTCCTGCAACCTTGTTTTCGAAAAGTAAAGTTATCACTTGGGAACATTTTAATACTAGTGTAAATTGGAACTTTTTAACTGCAAGATTGTCTAGGTTTTTAGCTGCTCAATTTTCATATAAAGTTGTAACGTTAACTGACACGGATAAGAAAAACTATGAAAATAAGTTTTTTGCTAAGAATGGAATTACTATAAGTAATCCAATTACCGTAACGATAGGTGAGGATGAAAAGGCAGATTTAAGAGCTAGAAGAGTATTAGCAATTGGAAGATTAACAGATCAAAAGGGTTTTGATCTCTTGTTAAGGGCGTGGAGAATTGTTTGTGATTATGAAAAAGAATGGGTACTAACAATCGTTGGCGATGGAGAACTTAAAGATGAATTAATTGCTCTAGCAGGTTCATTAAAATTAGAGAAAAATTTAATTTTTGAAAAACCAACTAATAATATAAGTCAATATTATAAAATTTCTTCGATATATGTGATGAGTTCTAGGTTTGAGGGCTTACCGTTAGTGCTTATTGAAGCAAAGTCATTTGGTTTGCCTATTATTAGTTTTGATTGTAAAACGGGACCTAGGGAGATTGTAAGACACAATATTGATGGTGTACTTGTGCCACCAGAAGACATTGACTTATTAGCAAAAGCATTGTTAGACCTCATGTTAGATATTGAGAAAAGAAAGATTTATAGTGATAAATCATCAGAAGATGTTAGTCGATTTAGTGTTTCAAGTTTTGTTAATAAGTGGCAAGGAATAATTAATTTGTAAAATGATTTATTTATTCATTTTTTTATTTATAATATTTTTCATTGTTTTAGAAGTTAATTTTGATTTAACTATAAATTATAAGTTAGATTATTATTTATTCTTTTTTTTTATAAATTGTGTCCTTATAATAGTTGCTGGTTTTAGGTCAGTAGGTTTTGATTATGACAGCTATATGGATATTTATAAAGAAGTAAGAATTTCAAATTTTATAGAAAATGGAATAGAACTAGGTTTTGCATTTTTAATTACTTTATTCAATTTAATGCATTTTCCTTTTTTTGGATTCACAGTTTTTATTGCTTTAGTAAGTATTACCTTAAAATATATATATTTTAATAAATATTCGCCATATTCATTTATATCATTACTAGTTTATTTTAGTATTACATATTTAATTAGTGATATGGGGCAAATGCGTAATGGTCTAGCATTCGCAGTTGCTTTATGGGCTTTAGACGATTTATTTGAAGAAAAATACAAGTTTTTTTTTTTAAAAGTATTTGTTGCTTTTTTAATTCATTCTTCAGCGATAATTGTTTTTCCTGTTTATTTTTTATTAAGGATGAAATTCTTTAAGCCTATTAATATGGCTTTTGTTTTATTGTGCCTTTTTTACTTTGTTTTTAATGATATTAAAAATCTTTTAATGTTGTTAATAGAAAATGTGCATTTTTCACAATTAGAATCAAGGGTTGCACTTTATGTTTTGACTGAGGAAGAGTCACTTCCTTTAGGCTTGAATCTTTCTTTATTATTAAGATTGTTTATTTTTATAATGATGGTATTTTTTTACGATTTAGGAATAATTCGTTTTAAAAATTATGATAAATTTTTAAGATTGTATTTTTATGGTATTTGTTTGTATATGATTTTTAATTCTGTTAATGAGTTTGCATTTCGTTTTTCAAATTATTTTAAAATATTAGAATGTGTAATTCTTCCAATGTTTGTTTCATTTGGAAAAACAAGATTACAAAAAAATATGATTACTTTATTAATTGTGATTTATTGTTGTTATTCTATTTTTAAGATTCTGTTTGATCCTGTTTTTGGGACACTTTATCTTCCATATAAGAATGTTATATTTAATGTTTTTTAATTTTTTACATGAATATTGAAAAAAAGCACATTGTAGTTGATTGTAGGATGATTAACAAGTCTGGAATTGGAACATACTTGAAAAACATATTACCAGAAATTATTTCTTATGGTAAATACAGAGTGACTTGCTTGGGATATGATGAATTAAAAACCTTCTATTGGTTTGATCAAGTTGTTTTTATCCCTTTAAAGGCTCCAATTTTATCAATCAAAGAGCAGTTTGAATTATTTCTAAAAATTCCTAAATGCGATTTGTTTTGGTCTCCTAATTGGAATGTACCACTTTTCCCTATTAGAGCAAAAAATCGTATTGTTACTATTCATGATGTCTATCATTTGGCAAATGCTTTTCAATTTTCACCATTTAAAATAAGTATGGTTAAATTTTATATGTTTTTTATAAAAAGTAATTATAAAAATGTAATAACTGTATCGGAATTTTCTAAAAATGAAATTATTAAATTCACAAAAATTGTTCCTGATGCTATAACTGTAATTTTTTTGAGTGTTGATGATAATTTTAGTAGTAAGGTACTATTGCCCGAAATTTTGGAAGACTACATACTATATGTTGGCAACGTCAAGCCTCATAAAAATTTAAGATTAAGTTTAGAAGCATTTTCTAAAATTGAAGATAAAACAATTAAATTTTACATAGTTGGTCAAAAGGAGGGTTTTATAACATCTGATAAATCTCTAAGTGAGTATATATTAAATTTAAAAGAAAGAGTTTCTTTTACGGGTTATGTATCTGATGATGAATTGAAAAATTATTACAAAAATGCAAAATTGTTTTTATTTCCTTCGACTTATGAGGGTTTTGGTTTGCCAATACTTGAAGCAATGAAGTTTAAATTACCTATTATTGCATCGAATAGCGCTTCAATACCCGAGGTTGCGGGTAAAAGTGTAATTTATTTTGATTCAACAAATGTAAATGACTTAGTAAGTAAATTGAACGGATTTCTTACAGGAGAAATTAAATGTCAAATTTTAGATTACGAAGATCAGTTAAAAAAATTTAATTGGAAACGTACTGCTCAGCAGCATTTAGATATTTTTGATTCATTTAATTAGTAACCCATTTATATAACTAATGTTTTTAAAGATAATATAAACGCGAATGAAAGTATTACAACTTGGGAAGGCTTTCCCTCCAATTAAAAAGCTTGGTGGTGTAGAAAAGGTAATGGAATATTTCTATTATGGACTAAATGAATCAGGAGTAGAATGTGATGTTTTAGGAGCTAATGATAGTTATGAAAGAAAAGTTGATAAATATGCGCAGCAAGGCTTTGTTTTTAGGGAACCTTTATTGTTCAAGGCAAAATCAACTTTTTTTTCTATTTCATTGATTTTTAAATTACGGAGGATTCAGAATAAATATGATGTTATTCACGTTCATTTACCAGATCCAATGTCTTTAGTAGCCATATTTATTACTAGACCGAAATCTAAAATAGTAGTCCATTGGCATAGTAATATTTTAAGGCAAAAGTATGCATATCTTTTTGTAAAGTATTTTGAATCCTGGTTGTTGAAAAGATGTGATTTAATATTGTGTACAACTCCAAAATATTCCTTAAATAATGAGACATTAGCACCTTATAAAGGTAAAATTTCTTATGTCGTTATTGGATTGGATATTGATATTTCATCTTTAGATAGTAATCTCGAATTGAAAATTAAAACAGAATATGAATCTAGAAAGAGATTAGTCTTTGTAGGCAGGTTTGTTTATTACAAAGGTATAGAATATCTCATTAGAGCTATGAGTTTAGTTGATTCTGATTGTGTACTATTTTTAATTGGTTCTGGCGAATTGAAAGCTAAGATGGAAAATTTAGTAAATGAGTTGGCCATTGGAGATAAAGTCCTTTTCTTAGGAGAAGTTGATGATAATGTAAAGTTTACTTATGTTAAGTCTAGTGATATGCTTGTTTTACCTTCTCTCTATAAAACAGAAGCTTATGGTATAGTTCAAGTCGAAGCAATGGCTTTTGGCGTACCTGTATTGTCAACAAAAATAGAGGGCTCAGGTGTTGACTGGGTGAATAAGGAAGGTGAATCAGGTTTGACAGTTTCTCCTGAAAATAGTGAAGAAATTGCAAAAGCTATAGATAAGGTTTTTTTAAATGTTGATTTTCAAAAAAAAGTATCTGAGGGTGCAAAAAATAGGTATAATATGCTTTTTACTAAAGAGAAAATGATTAACGAACTGGTGTCAAAATATAAAAGTGTTTTAGAGAGTTAATAATGTTAAATGATGTTTTGATTACTGGTGTAAATGGTTTTTTAGGGAAACTAATTTTAAAAGAATTAGTAGATGGTTATAATGTATTTGGTTTGTCGAGATCATCAGGAAATTATAAGGTTTCGTTAGAAAATGAAATTCCAATTTTTAATAAGAAGTTTGGATTAGTAGTTCATACTGCCGGAAAAGCACATTTTATCCCAAAAACAGAGGTTGAAAGAAATGAATTTCACAATGTAAATGTTATTGGTACTCTAAATTTACTAAGAGGGTTAGAGAATTCAGGCGTTCCAAAACAATTTGTTTTTATAAGTTCTGTCTCGGTTTACGGTCAGGAATTTGGGAATAATATAGATGAAAAATTTCCAGTAGTAGCTAAAGATCCTTATGGATCAAGTAAAATTGAAGCAGAGGAGATAGTGATAAAATGGTGTAGTATACATAATATAGTTTGTACTATTTTACGATTACCTTTATTAGTTGGTGAAAATCCTCCGGGGAATTTAGGCGCAATGTTAAAAGCTATTGATAAAGGTTTTTATTTTAATATAGCAGGTGGAAAAGCGAGAAAGAGTATGGTTTTGGCAGAAGATGTGGCTGCTTTTATCCCTAAAGTGGCTGCTGTAGGAGGAACGTATAATTTAACTGATGGAGTCCATCCTGATTTTAATGAGTTGAGCACTATTATTTCAGAACGTAAGAATAAGAAAACACCTTTTAATCTACCTTTGTCTATTGCAAAGTTAATGGGGTATGTTGGGGATTTGTTGGGAAATAAAGCACCAATCAATTCAATGAAACTTAAAAAAATTACTTCCGATTTGACTTTTGATGATTCAAAAGCAAGAGAATTGGGTTGGGACCCGCAGTCTGTATTAGATTATTTAAAATACAATAATTTGTAATAATTGAAAATTGTTTAAAATCTTAGCAAAAATAATTATTTAATAAAATTGCAAAAATGAAAACAGCCCTTATAACAGGAATTACAGGTCAAGACGGATCGTATTTGGCCGAATTATTATTGGAAAAAGGGTATATGGTTCATGGGGTGAAAAGAAGGGCTTCTTCTTTCAATACACAACGTATTGATCATATTTACCAAGATCAACATGAAGCGCATGTGAATTTTAAACTGCATTATGGAGATTTAACAGATTCTACCAATATCATTCGAATTATTCAAGAAGTACAGCCTGATGAAATCTATAATTTAGGAGCGATGAGTCATGTAAAAGTGTCTTTTGATTCGCCGGAGTATGTGGCTAATGTAGATGGAATTGGTACTTTGAGAATTTTAGAAGCGGTACGTATTTTAGGTTTGGAAAAGAAATGCCGTATTTACCAGGCTTCTACTTCGGAATTGTATGGTGGTTTGCCAGAGAATAAAAACGAAAAAGGCTTGTATGATGAAAACTCTCCATTTTATCCGCGTTCCCCTTATGGAGTCGCTAAAATTTATGGTTTCTGGATTACCAAAAATTACCGTGAAGCTTATAATATGTTTGCTTGTAACGGAATTTTGTTTAATCATGAGTCGCCTCGTAGAGGAGAAACTTTTGTAACCCGTAAAATAACTATGGCAACTGCTGCTATTGTTTTGGGAGAACAAGATTGTTTGTATTTAGGGAATCTGGATGCGCAACGTGACTGGGGACATGCTAAAGATTATGTTGAAGCCATGTGGCGTATTTTGCAACAAGATGTTCCAGATGATTATGTCATTGCTATGGGAGAAACTACTTACGTGCGCGATTTTGTTAGAATGGCTTTTGCAGAAGTGGGAATCGAAATCGAGTTCAGAGGTGAAGGTGTGAATGAAAAAGGATATGTAGCTTCCTGCAGTAATCCTGCTTATCAGCTTGAAATTGGTAAACAGGTTATCGCGGTTGACCCTCAGTATTTTCGTCCAACAGAGGTTGATTTGCTTATAGGAGATCCTACGAAATCGAAAACTAAATTGGGATGGGTTCCTCAATATGATTTGGCTGGATTAGTGAAAGAGATGATGGCGTCTGATCTTTTGTATGTTCAAAGGGAGAAGATGTTGAAGAAAGTGAGATTGGGTGTTAAGTAGTAATTTTAGTGCTTGAACCTCGACTGGTCTACTGATGAATAAGTAAAAAAATGTACTTTAAAATTCAGTAGTAACATTTCATATCAAATTTAATTCTTCTTTTGTCTTGATTACTCACGAATTAATAATTTATTGGATTTCGTGAATCTTTGATTTCAAAAGAAGCAAAAAATCAAGGCTGGAATCCTCGTCGGTCAAATTAGTTTTTGAATCCTAAAAGAAAAAAACTCGCTCCGTTTCACTACACTCAAACAGTTTTTCTTTTTTCGGATTCTTCAAACATTTGACACTCGACTGCGGATTCGAAGGCCGGAAATTAGTACTATTTTGAAATAACTATTTTAAAACGTCATTTCCATTGTTTTTAGTTTATCGAATTAATCCTCGATTTGAAAAACAATGCATAATATAGTTTGAAATATTTTGTATTATAAAAATGAATAAAGAAGATAAAATATATATAGCAGGTCACCGTGGTATGGTGGGGTCTGCGATTTTGAGGGCTTTGAAAGCTCGGGGATATACCAATTTCATATTAAAAACATCATCAGAATTGGATTTGAGAAATCAGCAAGCAGTTGCTGATTTTTTTGCACAAGAAAAACCCGATTATGTTTTTTTGGCTGCAGCTAAAGTAGGCGGAATTGTTGCCAATAATACTTTTAGAGGGGATTTTATCTATGAGAATTTGATGATACAGAACAATGTGATTCATCAGGCTTATGTAAATAATGTAAAAAAACTAATGTTTTTGGGGTCTTCTTGTATTTATCCTAAGATGGCACCACAGCCTTTAAAAGAGGATTATTTACTAACGGGTCTTTTGGAACCAACAAATGAGCCCTACGCTATTGCAAAAATAGCCGGGATCAAAATGTGTGATGCCTACAGAAGTCAGTTTGGCTGTAATTTTATTTCGGTTATGCCAACCAATTTGTATGGCCCAAATGATAATTATGATTTAAAAAATTCTCACGTTCTTCCCGCTATGCTAAGAAAATTTATTATAGCAAAGCGAAATAATGATGCTTCAGTAACCATTTGGGGAACCGGAAGTCCCAAAAGGGAATTTTTGCATGCTGATGATTTGGCTGAAGCTTGCCTGTTTTTGATGGAGAATTACAATGAAGAAGGATTGGTAAATATTGGTATAGGTGATGATATATCTATTTTGGATTTAGCCCATTTGGTAAAAAAAATAGTTGGATTTGAAGGACAGATTTTAATGGATACTACAAAACCCGACGGGACACCGAGAAAATTGATGGATGTTTCTAAATTGAATGGTCTGGGCTGGAAAGCTAAAACCACATTGGAAGAAGGAATCCAAAAAGTATATGATGAAATTAAAGATAATGACTGGAAGTAGTTTTCGGTTGTCTGTTTTCGGTTATCGGTTATCCGTTTTGGTTTAAAAATTTAAGGGTTTAAAACTGTTTAATTGTCTTTTGGATGAGGCTTTTCTTTCGGATTGAAAGAGAGATAGTGTGAGAAAATTGCGCCCTGGAGTTTACTCAACAAAAAACAGAATGATTGCTTCAAAATAGAGAATTTTTTAATAATGTATTTAGAATAAAAATGATAACAAATAAAAATAATAGCTATGTCCTAATCATGGCTGGTGGTTTGGGAAGCCGTTTTTGGCCTAAAAGCCGTAACCATTTCCCAAAACAATTTATAGATATTTTAGGAACAGGGCAATCCTTGCTGCAAATGACATATGAGCGTTTTTTGAAAATCTGTCCTAAAGAGAATATTTATATACTAAGTAATCAAAACTATTTAGGGTTGATTCAAGAGCAGTTGGATGGAATTGCTGTAAACAATATTTTACAGGAACCAAGTCGTAATAATACGGCTCCCTGCATTGCCTATGCTTCGTATAAAATATTGAAACAAAATTCAAATGCCAATATAGTTGTGGCACCATCGGATCATTTGATTTTAAAAGAGACGGAGTTTTTGGATAAAATTACCCAAGCTTTGGATTATACTTCAAAAAATGATGCTTTGGTTACCCTTGGCATTAGCCCTACGAGACCTGATACCGGTTATGGTTATATCAATTTTGGAAAAGAAGGAGTAAATGGCGTTCACAAAGTAGCGAAGTTTTTGGAAAAGCCAGTTTTGGAGAAAGCAAAGGAATATCTATTCAGCGGAGATTATTTATGGAATGCCGGGATTTTTATCTGGAGTGCGAAAAGTATTCAGAATGCTTTTCAAAATTATGCTCCTGAAATAGATACTTTGTTTACAAAAGGAAATGAAGTTTATAATACCGATGCTGAAGCTGATTTTATAAGTGAAAATTATCCA belongs to Flavobacterium aquiphilum and includes:
- a CDS encoding EpsG family protein; translated protein: MIYLFIFLFIIFFIVLEVNFDLTINYKLDYYLFFFFINCVLIIVAGFRSVGFDYDSYMDIYKEVRISNFIENGIELGFAFLITLFNLMHFPFFGFTVFIALVSITLKYIYFNKYSPYSFISLLVYFSITYLISDMGQMRNGLAFAVALWALDDLFEEKYKFFFLKVFVAFLIHSSAIIVFPVYFLLRMKFFKPINMAFVLLCLFYFVFNDIKNLLMLLIENVHFSQLESRVALYVLTEEESLPLGLNLSLLLRLFIFIMMVFFYDLGIIRFKNYDKFLRLYFYGICLYMIFNSVNEFAFRFSNYFKILECVILPMFVSFGKTRLQKNMITLLIVIYCCYSIFKILFDPVFGTLYLPYKNVIFNVF
- a CDS encoding glycosyltransferase family 4 protein, whose product is MAKIIFLINRISEAGGSERVATVLANNLVKIGHEVSFVSWIGPKECFFDLDKSIVIHNLYDHQINIFKSYLPSLIKYRKIINSIKPDKVIDVCTAMSLLSIPATLFSKSKVITWEHFNTSVNWNFLTARLSRFLAAQFSYKVVTLTDTDKKNYENKFFAKNGITISNPITVTIGEDEKADLRARRVLAIGRLTDQKGFDLLLRAWRIVCDYEKEWVLTIVGDGELKDELIALAGSLKLEKNLIFEKPTNNISQYYKISSIYVMSSRFEGLPLVLIEAKSFGLPIISFDCKTGPREIVRHNIDGVLVPPEDIDLLAKALLDLMLDIEKRKIYSDKSSEDVSRFSVSSFVNKWQGIINL
- a CDS encoding glycosyltransferase; this translates as MNILLFGDYSGLHNNLQIGLEKLGHSVKVASNGDGFKDLPSDISLGSSSPKLLGKIDRLIRPFLEINSFQGFDVTQFINSNPLTVCKVNKILYEKILTFSKKNFLLACGDDPVFYKNLDKFRYHPYSAIEDDGISHIPTYSKTYANIHNFFVEKVDGIIPVMVEYAMGYRDYDKVTCTIPLPIDTDSIVCNENNLINEKIHFFHGLNRPFFKGTSIIEEALYKLKSNYPDDVKVSIAGNMSKKEYLSVLNDANVVLDQCKGYSYGMNALYSLAKGKVVMSGSEPEALFELGIERNDCPILNIQPDVNQIYEQLLILLEKREQIKDIGIESRKFVERYHDSKIIAKRYIDIWQK
- a CDS encoding NAD-dependent epimerase/dehydratase family protein, which translates into the protein MLNDVLITGVNGFLGKLILKELVDGYNVFGLSRSSGNYKVSLENEIPIFNKKFGLVVHTAGKAHFIPKTEVERNEFHNVNVIGTLNLLRGLENSGVPKQFVFISSVSVYGQEFGNNIDEKFPVVAKDPYGSSKIEAEEIVIKWCSIHNIVCTILRLPLLVGENPPGNLGAMLKAIDKGFYFNIAGGKARKSMVLAEDVAAFIPKVAAVGGTYNLTDGVHPDFNELSTIISERKNKKTPFNLPLSIAKLMGYVGDLLGNKAPINSMKLKKITSDLTFDDSKARELGWDPQSVLDYLKYNNL
- a CDS encoding mannose-1-phosphate guanylyltransferase, which gives rise to MITNKNNSYVLIMAGGLGSRFWPKSRNHFPKQFIDILGTGQSLLQMTYERFLKICPKENIYILSNQNYLGLIQEQLDGIAVNNILQEPSRNNTAPCIAYASYKILKQNSNANIVVAPSDHLILKETEFLDKITQALDYTSKNDALVTLGISPTRPDTGYGYINFGKEGVNGVHKVAKFLEKPVLEKAKEYLFSGDYLWNAGIFIWSAKSIQNAFQNYAPEIDTLFTKGNEVYNTDAEADFISENYPKSPNISIDYAILEKADNVFTIPADIGWSDLGTWASLHEISDKDTANNSLSVDHLHLEETQNCIIHLPKGKAAVIKGLEDYIVVDDSKVLLIYPKGNEQEIKPVAAKMVASFGEEYL
- a CDS encoding glycosyltransferase family 4 protein, yielding MNIEKKHIVVDCRMINKSGIGTYLKNILPEIISYGKYRVTCLGYDELKTFYWFDQVVFIPLKAPILSIKEQFELFLKIPKCDLFWSPNWNVPLFPIRAKNRIVTIHDVYHLANAFQFSPFKISMVKFYMFFIKSNYKNVITVSEFSKNEIIKFTKIVPDAITVIFLSVDDNFSSKVLLPEILEDYILYVGNVKPHKNLRLSLEAFSKIEDKTIKFYIVGQKEGFITSDKSLSEYILNLKERVSFTGYVSDDELKNYYKNAKLFLFPSTYEGFGLPILEAMKFKLPIIASNSASIPEVAGKSVIYFDSTNVNDLVSKLNGFLTGEIKCQILDYEDQLKKFNWKRTAQQHLDIFDSFN
- a CDS encoding GDP-L-fucose synthase family protein, coding for MNKEDKIYIAGHRGMVGSAILRALKARGYTNFILKTSSELDLRNQQAVADFFAQEKPDYVFLAAAKVGGIVANNTFRGDFIYENLMIQNNVIHQAYVNNVKKLMFLGSSCIYPKMAPQPLKEDYLLTGLLEPTNEPYAIAKIAGIKMCDAYRSQFGCNFISVMPTNLYGPNDNYDLKNSHVLPAMLRKFIIAKRNNDASVTIWGTGSPKREFLHADDLAEACLFLMENYNEEGLVNIGIGDDISILDLAHLVKKIVGFEGQILMDTTKPDGTPRKLMDVSKLNGLGWKAKTTLEEGIQKVYDEIKDNDWK
- the gmd gene encoding GDP-mannose 4,6-dehydratase — its product is MKTALITGITGQDGSYLAELLLEKGYMVHGVKRRASSFNTQRIDHIYQDQHEAHVNFKLHYGDLTDSTNIIRIIQEVQPDEIYNLGAMSHVKVSFDSPEYVANVDGIGTLRILEAVRILGLEKKCRIYQASTSELYGGLPENKNEKGLYDENSPFYPRSPYGVAKIYGFWITKNYREAYNMFACNGILFNHESPRRGETFVTRKITMATAAIVLGEQDCLYLGNLDAQRDWGHAKDYVEAMWRILQQDVPDDYVIAMGETTYVRDFVRMAFAEVGIEIEFRGEGVNEKGYVASCSNPAYQLEIGKQVIAVDPQYFRPTEVDLLIGDPTKSKTKLGWVPQYDLAGLVKEMMASDLLYVQREKMLKKVRLGVK
- a CDS encoding glycosyltransferase; the encoded protein is MKVLQLGKAFPPIKKLGGVEKVMEYFYYGLNESGVECDVLGANDSYERKVDKYAQQGFVFREPLLFKAKSTFFSISLIFKLRRIQNKYDVIHVHLPDPMSLVAIFITRPKSKIVVHWHSNILRQKYAYLFVKYFESWLLKRCDLILCTTPKYSLNNETLAPYKGKISYVVIGLDIDISSLDSNLELKIKTEYESRKRLVFVGRFVYYKGIEYLIRAMSLVDSDCVLFLIGSGELKAKMENLVNELAIGDKVLFLGEVDDNVKFTYVKSSDMLVLPSLYKTEAYGIVQVEAMAFGVPVLSTKIEGSGVDWVNKEGESGLTVSPENSEEIAKAIDKVFLNVDFQKKVSEGAKNRYNMLFTKEKMINELVSKYKSVLES